GCGCAACATCCAGGGCAAAGCCACGGGATGCCAGGCGGTCCGCTACGTCCTGAAGGTTGCTACGTAACAGTTTGGAATCGAGCATGTCGGTTTCTCGTTATCAAAGTTTGGTCAAGGACAGGCCAGCCCAGGTGGCGAGCAGCCCGCCGAATACGCTGATGGCCGCATAGCCCAAGGCCAGCGGCACTTGCCCGGTTTCCAGCAGGCGCACCGTATCCAGTGAAAAGGATGAAAAAGTCGTCAGCCCCCCGAGGAAGCCAACGATCAACCCGGCGCGTACCGCAAACGATACCTCCGGGCGAATCAAAAACAGGCCGTATAGAACGCCGATCAGCAAACAGCCCACGATATTAACGGCCAGCGTCGCGGTATAGAAGTGCCGCGGCCAATTCGCGTTGATCCAGTTACCGGTGGCGAAGCGCAACAGCGTGCCGGCGACACCACCGACAGAAACCGCAACAATCAAGGGAATCACTATTTTCTCCGCTGTCGGGGGCTTAGACGGTCAAGCTGCGCGAGGTGGTTGAGCTTTTCGCCGATCTTCAGCTCCAGGCCGCGGGGCACGGGTTGATAGAACCGTTGTGGCTCCAACTCGTCCGGGAAGTAATCTTCGCCAGCGGCGTAGGCATCCGGTTCATCGTGGGCGTAACGATATTCATCGCCATAGCCCAATTGCTTCATCAACTTGGTCGGCGCATTGCGCAGGTGCAGCGGCACCTCCAGCGAACCGTGTTCGGTAGCGCTGCGCATCGCGGCCTTGAAGCCCATGTACACCGCGTTGCTTTTCGGCGCGCAAGCCAGATAGGTAATGGCCTGGGCCACCGCCAATTCGCCTTCGGGGCTGCCGAGGCGCTCCTGCACTTCCCACGCCGCCAGGCACAGGCTCAAGGCGCGAGGGTCGGCGTTGCCGATGTCTTCGCTGGCCATGCGCACCACGCGCCGGGCCAGGTACAGCGGGTCGCAGCCGCCGTCGATCATTCGCGCGAACCAGTACAGCGCGCCATCAGGGTTGGAACCGCGTACCGATTTATGCAGCGCGGATATCTGGTCGTAGAAGGCTTCGCCGCCCTTGTCGAAACGCCGCCGGGTGTCGCCGAGCAGGCTTTGCAGCAGGTCGATGCCGATTTCGCTGTGGTCTTCGGCCAGGTCCGAGGCATTTTCCAACAGGTTGAGCAGACGCCGGCCATCGCCATCGGCGGCGGACAGCAGCATCTGGAAGCCCTCGTCGCTGAGGGTCAGTTGCCGCTTGCCCAGCCCGCGCTCTTCGGTCAGCGCGCGATGCACCAGCTTGCGCAGGGCGGCTTCGTCGAGGCTTTTGAGCACATAGACACGCGCCCGGGACAGCAGCGCGTTGTTGAGTTCGAACGAGGGGTTTTCCGTGGTCGCGCCGATGAAAATCAGCGTGCCGTCTTCAACGTATGGCAGGAACGCATCCTGCTGGGACTTGTTGAAGCGATGCACTTCATCAACGAACAGGATGGTGCGTTTACCGTACTGCCCGGCCTGCTGCTTGGCGACTTCCACCGCCTGACGAATCTCTTTGACCCCGGCCAGCACCGCCGAAACCGTTTCGAAGTGCGCATCCGAGACTTCCGCCAGCAGCCGCGCCAGGGTGGTTTTACCCACGCCCGGTGGCCCCCAGAAAATCATCGAGTGCAGGGCACCCTGCTCCAGGGCTTCGCGCAAAGGTTTGCCGCGAGCGAGCACGTGTTCCTGACCGACGTACTCGTCCAGATTGGCCGCACGCAAACGGGCGGCCAAGGGCTGAGCAATCGGGGCACTGCGAAACAGGTCCATCACGTACTTTTAAAACCTCGAGTCAATTCTCAAGTTTGGCGAACACCCTGTGACAAGAGC
The Pseudomonas sp. GR 6-02 genome window above contains:
- the crcB gene encoding fluoride efflux transporter CrcB: MIPLIVAVSVGGVAGTLLRFATGNWINANWPRHFYTATLAVNIVGCLLIGVLYGLFLIRPEVSFAVRAGLIVGFLGGLTTFSSFSLDTVRLLETGQVPLALGYAAISVFGGLLATWAGLSLTKL
- a CDS encoding replication-associated recombination protein A; amino-acid sequence: MDLFRSAPIAQPLAARLRAANLDEYVGQEHVLARGKPLREALEQGALHSMIFWGPPGVGKTTLARLLAEVSDAHFETVSAVLAGVKEIRQAVEVAKQQAGQYGKRTILFVDEVHRFNKSQQDAFLPYVEDGTLIFIGATTENPSFELNNALLSRARVYVLKSLDEAALRKLVHRALTEERGLGKRQLTLSDEGFQMLLSAADGDGRRLLNLLENASDLAEDHSEIGIDLLQSLLGDTRRRFDKGGEAFYDQISALHKSVRGSNPDGALYWFARMIDGGCDPLYLARRVVRMASEDIGNADPRALSLCLAAWEVQERLGSPEGELAVAQAITYLACAPKSNAVYMGFKAAMRSATEHGSLEVPLHLRNAPTKLMKQLGYGDEYRYAHDEPDAYAAGEDYFPDELEPQRFYQPVPRGLELKIGEKLNHLAQLDRLSPRQRRK